The Acinetobacter wuhouensis genome includes the window TGGTGTGGAATATGAGTTAGCTGCGATTTCACCGATTGGCATCGCCTATATGTTTGTACGTGATAAATCTATAAATACCCTTGAAAAGGGTAAAGGGAAAAAATTTGCCTATTTACACTATGACATTGCACAGAAAATTGCTGTGGAGCGAGTCGGTGCGGTGGGTGTTCCATCAGATATTTTTAACTTTGTTAAAAAGTTTAATGATGGTGAGGCAGATGCGATCGCTTCCCCTGCTTATGCTTATAAACCGCTTGAAATTTATAAAGGGATAAGTGCAAATGGTGCAATGTTTACTTATCCTGTGGTCAATGTAACTGCAGACTTGATTATTAAAAAAGATAAATTCCCATTAGATTTCGGTATGCAATCTAGAGCTTGGTCATTGAAGCAATTACCTCGTTCATATAGAAATATTGAGCGTATGGAAGCTGAAATACCTGCGAAATATAAGATAGATGTTTCTAAAGAAGATGCGCTTCGTTACCAAAAATTGTTGCGTGATGGTCGGATCGAGTTAACTAAAAGGGGAGTATACGACCCTGTGATGATGTCTGTACTTAAAAGAGCACGTTGTACCGTTGATCGAACCAACTTTGAATGCTCTCTTCCTGGTGAATAATTTTAGGTCATCCAAAATAACAAAGCCATCACTTAGATGGCTTTGAAATATTCAAAAATCACAAAAAAATATTAGTCGGTAAATGTGACTTTGGCTATGGCTTTTTTGCTTGCTTGGATAATTAAGGTCACGTTCTCTTTCACCATATAGCTTGCATCAACGGTTTCCCAATCGACTTTAACGGCTCCACGTGAAACAGCATCTTTCGATTGTGCTGAGTTTTTGGTTAGACCAGCTGCACGAAGAATTGAAATAATTGACACTTCACCGCCAAATTCGCCACGTGAAATGGTGATTTCAGGTGTACCTTCTGGTAGCTCACCTTCAGTAATTAAATTACCTGCACCTTTGTGTGCATGTTCTGCAGCTTCAGCACCGTGGAAACGTTCAACCAATTCCAATGCAAGAATTTTCTTGATATCTTGAGGGTTACGGCCTTCAGCCATTTCTTTCAATAGAACTTCAATTTCGTCCATTGATTTAAAGCTGAGTAATTCAAAATAACGTTCAATCAAGCTGTCAGGCATAGACAATACTTTTTGATACATTGCGCCAGGTGCATCAAATACACCGATATAGTTGCCTAAAGATTTAGACATCTTATTAACGCCATCTAAGCCTTCAAGAATTGGCACAGTGATACACACTTGTGCTTCTTGGTCAAAACGACCTTGAAGCGTACGTCCCATAAGCAAGTTAAAAGTTTGGTCTGTACCACCAAGTTCTACGTCTGCTTCTAGTGCGATTGAGTCATAACCTTGAACCAATGGATACAAGAACTCATGAATCGCAATCGGTTGATGGTTGTTATAACGTTTTGTGAAGTCATCACGTTCTAACATACGCGCAACAGTTTGCTGTGAAGCCAATTGAATCAAATCAGCCGCAGTTTTTGTTGCAAACCATTCTGAGTTAAAGCGAACTTTAGTTTTATTCGGATCAAGAATTTTAAAGACTTGTTCTTGATAGGTTTTTGCATTTTCTAAAACTTGCTCACGCGATAATGGTGGGCGTGTTGCACTTTTACCTGTTGGATCACCGATCATGGCAGTGTAGTCACCAATCAAGAAAGTCACGTTATGACCCAAATCTTGAAAGGTTTTTAATTTATTGATCAGTACAGTATGACCTAAGTGTAGGTCAGGTGCTGTTGGGTCAAAGCCTGCTTTAATATTTAAAGGGCGATTTTCTTTGAGTTTTTTTAATAAATCCTCTTCAGAAATAATCTCGTGTGTGCCTCGTTGGATGAGGGCAAGTTGTTCTTCCGCTGGTAGGAAATTAGACATCACAAAATCCAATACATCAGTTATCTCATTTGTGCGATATACTAACATTTTTTCAGCATAATGCAGGCGAAGAATATCTCATGACAACAATCTATATTGGCGTAATGACTGGAACCAGCATGGACGGCGTCGATTTTGTTGCTGCTTCATTTGATCCCTTACATGTTCATGCCACTTTAACAGTGCCTTTTGACCCTGATTTAAGGGATGAATTAATGGCTTTAACGCTACCTGATGACAATGAAATTGATCGGATGGGCAAAGCAGATGTTGCGCTTGCAAGCATGATTGGAAATGGCATTAATCAACTGATCAATGAAAATAATTTAGATAGAAGTCAAATCAAAGCGATAGGTTCACATGGTCAAACCATTCGTCATCGTCCTGAACATGGGTTTACGCTACAAATTGGTGATCCAAATATTATTACTGAAATAACTCAAATCCCGGTGATTTCAGATTTTCGTCGTCGTGATATGGCAGCAGGGGGGCAAGGTGCACCATTGGTTCCTGCATTCCATCAAGCATTATTTCAACATCCAACTATTCACCGAGTGATTCTGAATTTGGGTGGGATTGCCAATGTCAGTATGTTACCTGCGGGCGATGATCAGGGTGTTTATGGTTTTGATACAGGACCCGCCAATATTTTGATGGATGCTTGGTGTCATCGCTATACAGGACAGCCTTATGATGAAAATGGCAACTGGGCAGCCTATGGTCAACCGATTCGATCTTTATTAGATCGTTTGCAAGCACATGAATATTTTTCTAAAGAACCACCGAAAAGTACGGGGCGTGAAGACTTCAATTTAGAATGGCTAGATGAGCAAATTTCAGATTGGCGCAATGATCTGGAATACGATGAGCTTGAAGATACACCTGAAAATGTTCAAGCGACACTGATGAAACTGACCACACGGGCGATTAAAAAAGCCATCTACCGTTCGCCTTTAGATACTGGTGAAGTCTATGTCTGTGGCGGTGGGGCTTATAATTCACATTTGCTTGAACAATTGCGTTGGCGTTTGCGTAAACATAATTGGTCTGTACAAACGACTT containing:
- a CDS encoding putative solute-binding protein, giving the protein MNKKYLLPIILLTSSSSFTHAAKQNVCIFDLLGKAGESYKLMEEWALVSKTWGADISLVAYQSEEQVAKDFKTNKCDAAAMTSMRAREYNKFGGSIDALGGVPSNDIAKKAITYALDKRNAKRLISEKNGVEYELAAISPIGIAYMFVRDKSINTLEKGKGKKFAYLHYDIAQKIAVERVGAVGVPSDIFNFVKKFNDGEADAIASPAYAYKPLEIYKGISANGAMFTYPVVNVTADLIIKKDKFPLDFGMQSRAWSLKQLPRSYRNIERMEAEIPAKYKIDVSKEDALRYQKLLRDGRIELTKRGVYDPVMMSVLKRARCTVDRTNFECSLPGE
- the tyrS gene encoding tyrosine--tRNA ligase, with the protein product MSNFLPAEEQLALIQRGTHEIISEEDLLKKLKENRPLNIKAGFDPTAPDLHLGHTVLINKLKTFQDLGHNVTFLIGDYTAMIGDPTGKSATRPPLSREQVLENAKTYQEQVFKILDPNKTKVRFNSEWFATKTAADLIQLASQQTVARMLERDDFTKRYNNHQPIAIHEFLYPLVQGYDSIALEADVELGGTDQTFNLLMGRTLQGRFDQEAQVCITVPILEGLDGVNKMSKSLGNYIGVFDAPGAMYQKVLSMPDSLIERYFELLSFKSMDEIEVLLKEMAEGRNPQDIKKILALELVERFHGAEAAEHAHKGAGNLITEGELPEGTPEITISRGEFGGEVSIISILRAAGLTKNSAQSKDAVSRGAVKVDWETVDASYMVKENVTLIIQASKKAIAKVTFTD
- a CDS encoding anhydro-N-acetylmuramic acid kinase, giving the protein MTTIYIGVMTGTSMDGVDFVAASFDPLHVHATLTVPFDPDLRDELMALTLPDDNEIDRMGKADVALASMIGNGINQLINENNLDRSQIKAIGSHGQTIRHRPEHGFTLQIGDPNIITEITQIPVISDFRRRDMAAGGQGAPLVPAFHQALFQHPTIHRVILNLGGIANVSMLPAGDDQGVYGFDTGPANILMDAWCHRYTGQPYDENGNWAAYGQPIRSLLDRLQAHEYFSKEPPKSTGREDFNLEWLDEQISDWRNDLEYDELEDTPENVQATLMKLTTRAIKKAIYRSPLDTGEVYVCGGGAYNSHLLEQLRWRLRKHNWSVQTTSALGLAPTWVEATAFAWLAMRFDLQQSGNLPAVTGAKGYRVLGTITAV